AAATCGAAATAGTCTGCAATGCCTATACCGCGGCGTCCATAGTCTATGTTCTGCCCTATAGCATACTTTTTGTAGATCAAATACATAGTTTGAACCGATCCTAAAGGATCTCTTGGGCGGAACCCCTTGTGATTGAACTGCATGTGTTTAaaactggggtgtgtgtgggcattgTTATTTAGTGTGCCCTCAGAATGCTTGCATAAGCATTTAGACAGGAAGACATGTGACAGAAAACTTGTTCCAGACTCAATTAACCTTTCAAACAACAAGTCCTGCTTTGACGCTTACAGCATAGTACAGAAACGGCGATTTCACAGAATAGTCAGATGAGCAGCTGTCATAGTAAATTGACTTCTTATACCGTCTGTTTCCTCCAACTTGCGGACGGGTCATGAGTATGCTCACTGAAAGTAAAGCCCTTCATCACCCAAATTAACCAAGTCTATGGATAAAGATGTGGTCGGCTCTGTGAATATCAACCCTAATCTGTGGTTTAGTGTACGATTGTCGGTTTTAAATGGCCACTCCACTTCCATTTTAAACAGCAGACTAAAAGTAGGAATCATTTTAAGGACATTTCTGCTCACATGggattattatatatatattactctAACCCATTTGTCATGGGTCCTTCTCAAAGACCTGCAATGAATGAAGGTTTGTGGATTCAAACATATTCTTAGAATTCTTATCAGTCCATTTGTATAGGTTTTAAACTTATAGGTGGGCTACTCTAATTATCATTCTATATATTGAGGCAATCAACTTAATTTAGTTGGTATTGTTACATTTAGTTTATGTTATAATAATAGCCTAGCCTATGTGTTGTTGTGTAGCACAAATACAACGTGTCAGCTCTGTAGTTGCACAATTACATAAAACTGTGACTTGAACTACTCAGCGAGCCCTTTTAGACCCACAGACTACATCTCCCATAAACCTCTGCGCTCCggaggtgtggccaaatcaccTTAATAAAAACACCAGTTTAGACCATCTTGATCCAAATCATTTAGGTTAGACCCTCTTTCTAAGTGGGAGCGTTAGGGAAGGCTTTTCGAGGTAGAAGGTGCGGTGGCAGTGGCAACTCAAAATACTCTGTCGACTTTGAATCCTGTCGTGCCAGTTTAAAACCATACTTGGTCCGAACAAAGCCGTGGACTTAATCCATTACAGTTTGTGTTTTGTTATCAATCGTTATTGACTTGAACTTGCTCGAAGACTCAGTTAATCAGTGATCATGGCTGTGAACAGAACGAAGGTGGCTATTGGGTTTTTAGTCGCAGGGATTCTGACCGTGGTTTTTGGGACTGTTCTTGTATTTGTTGGACCAGTAATTATTGACGACCAAATTGTAAAGGTAAGTAAAATATAGACTACCTTAGCTATGACTTTTTTTAGAATGCGTCTTTTTTTGTTTACTAACCTTTCGCATAATTTTCTTAATAGTTCCATAACAGGATATTGTGGTCTTGTCTTCACGGTTGCATTGTCTTGCCACCTATACGTTTTGCTATAGAATTAGTTGCCTGTAGGGGAACTGATGGAACGACACGAGGAAGTTAAAATAGGTAGTCTTTAAAAAAATCCAGAGACGTTATGCAAACGCTAAGGGAATAGGCTACTCAATGCTGAATTTATTAGGAAAACATTGCTGGTTGGGCTACTCGTTTTATCCTGCAGTTTTGCTGCTCAGTCACGAACACCAACAGCTCAACCCAACGTTCTGACCATTGGTTTTATTTTGCATTTATTTTTAGAATTGGAACACCCTAACCAATTGTGTTTTCTAACAGTTTGTTAGTGACCCAGTGTAATTTTCATGTAATACGTTTTTAAACTTTGTAAAAATACTTTCTGTTAAAACTGTCGAGATTTACTCGAATTgttctgcgctctctctctctctcgctctctctctcgtagaATACAGTGATTGACCCGAGTAATGAAATGACCTACACGATGTGGAAAGATGTCCCAGTTCCCTTCTACATGTCTGTTTATTTCTTCAACGTTCTCAACCCTAAAGAAATCCTCTTGGGAGAGAAGCCCATGGTGGAACAGAAAGGCCCATATGTCTACAGGTGACTGCGTGCAAACCACATACCCAAACCTGTTAGGCAAATCCTGGATAGGTCAGATCAAAAATATTTAAGGTAAAAAAAATCCCCCCTTGTCCATAGGTTTGGATGGAAGTAgcctgctaaatgaaaacaatGTTAACCCAATTCCCAGTGTTGATTTCCCACTTGAAATTTCATTCCGCTTATCTAATGAGGTACTGGCGTTGTGTGGGTTGTTGCGTGAGTTCAGCAGTTTTGAGAGGGAAGTGCTCTTGGCAGCAGTGAGCATGCAGACCCAGAGCCATGTGTCTGGTCTCAGTACAGAGGTGCTGGCTCTCCTAACCTGGGGCTGTACCCGTGCATACCGTCCACTCACTAGAAGAAATCGGACCCAAGGGGAAGGAGGAATTGAATAGAAATGTCCAGTCTCTAGCTTTAGAGTCAAAACGGTTTAGCTGTTTGCCTCCCCAGTGCTGTTTACAGGAAGAAGTGGCAGACGGGGCAGGCTTGCTTGCCTCACAGTTGGTGTTGGGTTACTATGCTCAGTGAGTCACGTGCGTTTATGCGAAGAACTGTCGTGCCCGACATTCACCTCCGACAACGGAGCAGGAATCAGTTCACCAAAACGTTTCGGTCTAGTTATTGTTGCTTGGACTTGAGTACTCTCAAGCGCCCGTTCAATATAGCTTCTTCCCTGTCGCAGCTGTGTTGGCCAGGCTTCTGACATTTACCAAGTTTAGTTATAGTTTATGCTAAATGATCATCTCTTTCAGAAATTGCACATGTTTTAAACAACTGTTGACCTGTGCTCTGTCAAATTGGTATGTGGAATTTGGGTGTTGCTGGCTAATGTAAATAATTCCAACTGCTTTCAAGAACTCCAGATGTGCAGCATCCCTTTTGCCCAAGTTCTCTTAACAGGTCGTAACTCAGAGGGCAAAGGTCTGTGTATAGTAACCTAATGGTTTATGTACCATTTCGTTTTGAGTCCTTGACCCTTGGGGTACAGTTAGATGGTGGTCCATACAATAGCCTGTATGTAGGTCAACACTGTGGAATCCAGAAGAAGGGTTCTGGATTTTTGGCTGTGTGCATAGAAGCGGAAGTATGGAGTTTTACTTTGTGGGCTTATTGTTACAGTTGATTAGAACATCATGGATTCTTGAGATTTTAACGAAAGCCCTTAAACTCACGATTGTACAACATGGCCACATGCTGAATACAAATGAGATGAGAATTACActatgcataagccaccttatctcagaatctgattgcactatgttgaccaccattctgtgtttgtataacatgcatggcgaataaaccaaattctgaataattcttccttttctccaGTTCGGTTCTACTTTACCTCCCTCGCCACGTGCATTTAATTTATTCCCCTCATTCCACACAGTTCAGCCACCCCACTCCTTGAGGGAATATATGCTTACAGAATTGGACAACATTTTTAAAGCAAGATTTGTCTAATTTCAGGAAGCGTATTCAGAAGCAAAACATCACGTTCCACCCCAACGAGACGGTGTCGTATCTGGAATATCGGTCCTATTACTTTGAGCCCGACATGTCTGCGGGGAATGAGTCTGACATGGTCACCATACCCAACATGTTGGTGTTGGTAAGAATGCAAAATGCATCTCGAAATTAGTATACCTAGCTGCTGTTGAATACATTTCAAACTTGGAATAGCCCTTGTCATTTTCTTGTTTGCTGAAAAGAAAAAATGTAACCCCTTTTAGCTCTGTCAATATTGTTTCTGTGTTGGCTACCTTTTTGGTTTAAGGAAAGGAAATAAAACGCTTGTCCTTTTAGTCTGTCTGCAAATGGTCATCCACTTTCCTTGTGTTAATACTCTCCAATGGACCCCCCTTTCAGTATGTGCTTCTTCCGTGCCATTTATCACCTTgttgttctcctccctcccaccaacaGGGGGCAGCAGTCATGATGGAGAACATGCCTTACGCTGTGCGCCTGATGATCAGCACCACCTTCAAGACCTTCAACGAAGGGCCCTTCCTGTCCAAGCCGGTGGGGGAGCTGATGTGGGGATACGACAGCAAGCTGGTGGACTTCCTCAACAAGTGGCTTCCCGGAATGCTGCCTTCCAGCGGCAAGTTCGGCCTGTTTTCCGAGGTGAGTGACAAGGGACTTTCTCTTTcaatctcgctctctcgctctctctctgtgtttcttggCTGGGTGGCGAGAGCAGGTGTTGGTTTAAAAGCTCCCTTTTCCATGATTGTGTTAACTTGTCTCGTGTCAATGTAGAAACTAAAAGTATACATCCTGTGGTTGTGGTTTTGTTTCCCTCCCTCAGTTTAATAACTCCAACACCGGTCTGTTCACCATTCACACTGGCAGGGATGACATAAGGAAGGTCCATAAAGTGGATTCGTGGAATGGCTTAACAACGGTAAGGCATTAAGGCTGACTAACAGAAGATAAGGCCTCTCTAATGAGTGTTGGTTAGACGTAGATAAGGAGGTCGTGTGGCGTTGATGTATTTTCCTGGTCGTCCTCTCAGCTGCCGTACTGGAAGACCCCTCAGTGTAACATGATCAACGGGACAGCAGGACAGATGTGGCCCCCTTTCATGACCCCGGAGTCCACCCTCCCCTTCTACAGTCCCGACGCCTGCAGGTacacatgggagtcaggtggctgagcggttagggaatcgggctactcagaaggttgccggtttgattcccggccgtgcaactTATGTTgtgaccttgggcaaggcacctgaccctacttgcctcgggggaatgtccctgtacttactgtaagtcgctctggataagagcgtctgctaaatgtaaatgtacacatactCGCATCTGCACACTCCTTGAACTGTTTCTTACACTtcattctctcacactcactcctgTCCTATTTTAGGTCCATGGAGTTGGTGTATCAGCGTCCTGGCGTTATGAAGGGGATCCCCCTGTATCGCTTTGTGGCGCCCACGACCCTGTTCGCCAACGGAAGCGATTATGCTCCCAATGCAGGATTCTGTCCCTGCCGACAGTCTGGCATCCTCAACGTCAGCAGCTGCAGACAGAGTGAGTGTGGACGCACGCGGACGCACGCAGACGCACACTTGAAGGAGCTCTGTTAACAATCATgggttttcaacaaacaataGATTGTTTTGTATGCATATCCAATGTTGGTCAAGTGGAGCAGATACAAAGATTCATGAAGACCAAGTTGATTTTTAAAGATTTCACCCGATTGGTTTTTGCATAACATTTTAGTCAGTGGGCAGACACTTATCCAAAGCAGTGTTTTAGTAGTGAATGCTAAAGATTGGCGGTCTGTGCACCAAACTTCTCTTtacctaatgtgtgtgtgtgtgtgtgtgtgtaacttccTCAGACTCTCCAGTGTTCATCTCCCATCCTCACTTCTTCAACGCTGACCCCATCCTGCAGAGCTACGTCCAGGGCCTCCACCCCACAGAGGATGAGCATGGCCTCTTCATAGACATCCACCCTGTgagtcactcacactcacacacacacacacacttacttcatagacatccaccctgtgagtcactcacacacacacacacacacacacttacttcatagacatccaccctgtgagtcactcacacacacacacacacacacacacacacttacttcatagacatccaccctgtgagacacacacacacacacacttacttcatagacatccaccctgtgacacacacacacacacacacacacacacacacacacacacacacacacacacacacacacacacacttacttcatagacatccaccctgtgacacacacacacacacacacacacacacacacttacttcatagacatccaccctgtgacacacacacacacacacacacacacacacacttacttcatagacatccaccctgtgacacacacacacacacacacacacacacacacacacacacacacacacacacacacacttacttcatagacatccaccctgtgagacacacacacacacacttacttcatagacatccaccctgtgagacacacacacacacttacttcatagacatccaccctgtgacacacacacacacacgcttacttcataga
This is a stretch of genomic DNA from Osmerus mordax isolate fOsmMor3 chromosome 20, fOsmMor3.pri, whole genome shotgun sequence. It encodes these proteins:
- the scarb1 gene encoding scavenger receptor class B member 1 isoform X1, translating into MAVNRTKVAIGFLVAGILTVVFGTVLVFVGPVIIDDQIVKNTVIDPSNEMTYTMWKDVPVPFYMSVYFFNVLNPKEILLGEKPMVEQKGPYVYRKRIQKQNITFHPNETVSYLEYRSYYFEPDMSAGNESDMVTIPNMLVLGAAVMMENMPYAVRLMISTTFKTFNEGPFLSKPVGELMWGYDSKLVDFLNKWLPGMLPSSGKFGLFSEFNNSNTGLFTIHTGRDDIRKVHKVDSWNGLTTLPYWKTPQCNMINGTAGQMWPPFMTPESTLPFYSPDACRSMELVYQRPGVMKGIPLYRFVAPTTLFANGSDYAPNAGFCPCRQSGILNVSSCRQNSPVFISHPHFFNADPILQSYVQGLHPTEDEHGLFIDIHPETGVPLNVSIRLQLNLFMKTVSGITETGKISDVVMPMIWFEESGYIDGPILDTFHTNLVVLPAVMEYMQYTFIGLGLVTILGAILLGLRHKNVKTEAFKSTVIQNPGATDKDTVNAKGAHETQKDKYIMKDTDQTM
- the scarb1 gene encoding scavenger receptor class B member 1 isoform X3 yields the protein MAVNRTKVAIGFLVAGILTVVFGTVLVFVGPVIIDDQIVKNTVIDPSNEMTYTMWKDVPVPFYMSVYFFNVLNPKEILLGEKPMVEQKGPYVYRKRIQKQNITFHPNETVSYLEYRSYYFEPDMSAGNESDMVTIPNMLVLGAAVMMENMPYAVRLMISTTFKTFNEGPFLSKPVGELMWGYDSKLVDFLNKWLPGMLPSSGKFGLFSEFNNSNTGLFTIHTGRDDIRKVHKVDSWNGLTTLPYWKTPQCNMINGTAGQMWPPFMTPESTLPFYSPDACRSMELVYQRPGVMKGIPLYRFVAPTTLFANGSDYAPNAGFCPCRQSGILNVSSCRQNSPVFISHPHFFNADPILQSYVQGLHPTEDEHGLFIDIHPETGVPLNVSIRLQLNLFMKTVSGITETGKISDVVMPMIWFEESGYIDGPILDTFHTNLVVLPAVMEYMQYTFIGLGLVTILGAILLGLRHKATDKDTVNAKGAHETQKDKYIMKDTDQTM
- the scarb1 gene encoding scavenger receptor class B member 1 isoform X2, giving the protein MAVNRTKVAIGFLVAGILTVVFGTVLVFVGPVIIDDQIVKNTVIDPSNEMTYTMWKDVPVPFYMSVYFFNVLNPKEILLGEKPMVEQKGPYVYRKRIQKQNITFHPNETVSYLEYRSYYFEPDMSAGNESDMVTIPNMLVLGAAVMMENMPYAVRLMISTTFKTFNEGPFLSKPVGELMWGYDSKLVDFLNKWLPGMLPSSGKFGLFSEFNNSNTGLFTIHTGRDDIRKVHKVDSWNGLTTLPYWKTPQCNMINGTAGQMWPPFMTPESTLPFYSPDACRSMELVYQRPGVMKGIPLYRFVAPTTLFANGSDYAPNAGFCPCRQSGILNVSSCRQNSPVFISHPHFFNADPILQSYVQGLHPTEDEHGLFIDIHPETGVPLNVSIRLQLNLFMKTVSGITETGKISDVVMPMIWFEESGYIDGPILDTFHTNLVVLPAVMEYMQYTFIGLGLVTILGAILLGLRHKNVKTEAFKSTVIQNPGIKPCDTLLDASLNTSPSEKTPLLQGGVD
- the scarb1 gene encoding scavenger receptor class B member 1 isoform X4, coding for MAVNRTKVAIGFLVAGILTVVFGTVLVFVGPVIIDDQIVKNTVIDPSNEMTYTMWKDVPVPFYMSVYFFNVLNPKEILLGEKPMVEQKGPYVYRKRIQKQNITFHPNETVSYLEYRSYYFEPDMSAGNESDMVTIPNMLVLGAAVMMENMPYAVRLMISTTFKTFNEGPFLSKPVGELMWGYDSKLVDFLNKWLPGMLPSSGKFGLFSEFNNSNTGLFTIHTGRDDIRKVHKVDSWNGLTTLPYWKTPQCNMINGTAGQMWPPFMTPESTLPFYSPDACRSMELVYQRPGVMKGIPLYRFVAPTTLFANGSDYAPNAGFCPCRQSGILNVSSCRQNSPVFISHPHFFNADPILQSYVQGLHPTEDEHGLFIDIHPETGVPLNVSIRLQLNLFMKTVSGITETGKISDVVMPMIWFEESGYIDGPILDTFHTNLVVLPAVMEYMQYTFIGLGLVTILGAILLGLRHKIKPCDTLLDASLNTSPSEKTPLLQGGVD